The genomic stretch CAAAAAAGTTGACAATTTTATGGATCCTCTAATCGAATTAGTAAGGCCAATACCCCCTCTTGCGTGGATACCTTTTGCAATAGTCTGGTTTGGGCTTACACATCAGTCTGCAGGATTTATTGTATTTGTTGGAACTTTTTTCCCAATACTGACAAATACATATTCTGGATTTAGCAGCGTGCCAAAAACTCTTGTTGAAGCTGCCATGGTTTTGGGATGTACAAAAAACAAGGATTTATTGAAATCCGTTGGTCTGCCTTCATCGTTTCCAGATATCGCAGTAGGTCTTAGAGTTGCTATGGGAATAGGTTGGATGTGTCTTGTTGCAGCTGAACTTTTTGGAGTCAGCAAAGAAGGCCTTGGGTATAAGATCTGGTGGTATTACTATCTTCACAGAATGGACAATGTGCTTTCGTATATGATAGCTTTGGGATTAATTGGGCTTGGAATTAACTGGGCATTTAGATATATAGTGGAGAAGAAGCTTCTCAAGTGGATGGAAGGGACTGTATATTAATTTCTTCCATTAATTCATCCAAAATCTCTTTCCTAAGCATTACGAATTCTATATTAGTTCTTTTTCTTCTTCTGGAAAGTGGGACCTTAAATTCTTTTTTAATCTTTGCAGGCCTTTTGGTCAAAACTAGTACTCTGTCTCCAAGATAAACAGCTTCGTCAACATTATGTGTAATAAAGATAATTGTCTTTTTTGTTTCTGTCCATATTCTTAATAATTCATCTTGAAGGATATTTCTTGTTTGCGCATCTAATGCCCCAAATGGTTCGTCCATCAACAAAACATCAGGGTCGTTTACTAGAGCTCTTGCTATCGCAACTCTTTGCTTCATTCCTCCTGATAGCTGATGGGGATAGCTATTCTCATATCCACTTAATCCAACCATTGAAATGAATTTTTTTGATAATTTTTCTCTCTCTTCAGGAGGCAGACCCTTATACTCTAGTCCAAATTCAACATTTTTCTGAACAGTCCTCCAAGGAAACAATGCAAATTCCTGAAAGACCATTCCTTTCTTTGAAGATGTAGATTCAACTTTTTTCCCATCTAGTAATACTTCACCTTTATCTGCATACTGCAGACCGGCTATAATCCTTAAAATAGTAGTTTTGCCACATCCTGAAGACCCAACTATGCAAAGAAACTCTCCGTCATTAACTTTAAAGCTAATGTTGTCAACTACAGGCAGAGGTTTTCCATCTTCAGACTTAGAAAAGCTCTTTGAAATATTATTTACCTCAACCTTAACCTTTTCCATAATCATTTTCATATAATACTACTTTTAAATTTTCCCATGATTTAATTTATAAATAAAAATACATCCAGATATCTATGAAAATAGTTGGGGTTTATGGTTTTAAGAAGTCTGGAAAAACAACAGTTGTAACTTCAATTATCAATGCCCTAGTAAAAAAAGGTTACTCCGTTTCCTCAGCAAAAAGCATCCATATAGAGGATTTCTCTCTAGAAAGGGAAGGAACAGACACATTCAAACATCATGCTTCCGGTGCAGATAGGGTCGGCTTAGTTTATCCAAAAGGCAAGGCAATACTATATTATGATCAAGATGATGAAGAAATTCTAAATAATTTTGAATCAGACTACCTTATTCTTGAAGGGTTTAGGGAGTATAAATGCCCAAAAATCCTCTGTGCTAGAGATGAAGAAGACATTATTAATGATTTAAGGGATGAAGTTTTTTGTATATCTGGCATAATCTCAAATGAGATATCCGAATACAAGGGGATGCCAGTAATTAACTATGAACAAGTTGAAAAAATAATAGAAATAATTGAGAATCTATAACTTCTCAATGCATTTTTCAAGAGTCTCTTTTGTTTTAAGGTATTCGGATAGAATCTTTTCTCCAAAAGGTGTTAACTCTGAATGCCCGCCACCTTTTCCCCCTCTTGTTTTAGAGATAATTTCCTGGCCAGAGCTTCTTTCAATTGCTCTTATTTTTCTCCAAGCATGTGCATATGAAATATTGTAATAGTTTGCAGCTTCTGAGATAGATTTTAACTCTTTTATTTTAAGCAAAAGATCTGCAGTGCCTTTTCCCAAAATATATCTCTTTTCCTTGTCTTCAAGCCACATTTTAAATTTAGGTATATGTTCCATAGTATCAATCAAAAAAATATCACATAGGCTATAATCATAAATGCTATTAGTATTATTGCAAGAATTATGCTGTCCCTTTGGCTTAGTTTTGCTTTTGGCACTCCATCAATGTCCCTATTTATTTCTTCTTCCATAATAATTACCATTTTTATTTGAAATTAAAAGTATATAACTTAAATGGTTTAGTTAATTGGATTAGTATTTGTTATAAATAGATTTTACAATGTATAAAAATGGTGTATCGACAACAGCGATTATCCATTTTACTATGTACTGACCTATAATTAATGAAATTAGAATGTTTGTGGGAGCTGTACCATAAAATGCTATTGTGATAAATATCACTGTGTCTACGAGCTGACTTATCATAGTTCCCGCATTATTCCTAAGCCAGAGGTACTTTGGATATTTATTTTTGAAGAAAATGAAGATTTTTACATCAAGATTTTGAGAAACTATATATGCAATCATTGACCCAAG from Methanofastidiosum sp. encodes the following:
- a CDS encoding ABC transporter permease yields the protein MKGYNYILEKYKLYTVISLGVAFALWEFIAVFIVNNPFLLPSFSQTVTSLYNLIASMEIFTDLVISLYHFAIGMFFGIVLGIPLGMLMGWFKKVDNFMDPLIELVRPIPPLAWIPFAIVWFGLTHQSAGFIVFVGTFFPILTNTYSGFSSVPKTLVEAAMVLGCTKNKDLLKSVGLPSSFPDIAVGLRVAMGIGWMCLVAAELFGVSKEGLGYKIWWYYYLHRMDNVLSYMIALGLIGLGINWAFRYIVEKKLLKWMEGTVY
- a CDS encoding ABC transporter ATP-binding protein produces the protein MEKVKVEVNNISKSFSKSEDGKPLPVVDNISFKVNDGEFLCIVGSSGCGKTTILRIIAGLQYADKGEVLLDGKKVESTSSKKGMVFQEFALFPWRTVQKNVEFGLEYKGLPPEEREKLSKKFISMVGLSGYENSYPHQLSGGMKQRVAIARALVNDPDVLLMDEPFGALDAQTRNILQDELLRIWTETKKTIIFITHNVDEAVYLGDRVLVLTKRPAKIKKEFKVPLSRRRKRTNIEFVMLRKEILDELMEEINIQSLPST
- the mobB gene encoding molybdopterin-guanine dinucleotide biosynthesis protein B, translated to MKIVGVYGFKKSGKTTVVTSIINALVKKGYSVSSAKSIHIEDFSLEREGTDTFKHHASGADRVGLVYPKGKAILYYDQDDEEILNNFESDYLILEGFREYKCPKILCARDEEDIINDLRDEVFCISGIISNEISEYKGMPVINYEQVEKIIEIIENL
- a CDS encoding LysR family transcriptional regulator; translated protein: MIDTMEHIPKFKMWLEDKEKRYILGKGTADLLLKIKELKSISEAANYYNISYAHAWRKIRAIERSSGQEIISKTRGGKGGGHSELTPFGEKILSEYLKTKETLEKCIEKL